A part of Aquaspirillum sp. LM1 genomic DNA contains:
- the waaF gene encoding lipopolysaccharide heptosyltransferase II produces MQQILVIAPSWVGDAVMAEPLYRRLAERHPGVAIDLFAPAWTLPLAARMASVRQGVVNPFGHGALRLAERWRLGRQLAAQGYDQAVVLPNSLKSALLPWFAGIPLRTGFVGEWRRGVLNNARALDKTALPTMVERFCALAEAPGVLPAKPIAHPQLQVAADSRTQALAQVGLDAARPVLALCPGAEYGAAKRWPTAHFARLAQDFLARGWQVWVFGSAKDQAMGQEIAQLAGQPTGLVNLCGRTGLDQAIDLMSLAQLAVCNDSGLMHIAAALNVPLVALYGSSSPGFTPPLTNRAEIVSLKLDCSPCFKRECPLGHTHCLTQLAPERVWSAAQRLLPDMLP; encoded by the coding sequence ATGCAACAGATTCTAGTCATCGCCCCATCCTGGGTGGGCGACGCCGTGATGGCCGAGCCGCTGTACCGCCGGCTGGCCGAGCGCCACCCTGGCGTGGCCATTGATCTCTTTGCCCCGGCGTGGACCCTGCCACTGGCGGCGCGGATGGCCTCTGTGCGGCAAGGCGTGGTCAACCCGTTTGGCCATGGCGCGCTGCGCCTGGCCGAACGCTGGCGGCTGGGCCGTCAACTGGCGGCACAGGGCTACGATCAGGCCGTGGTGCTGCCCAATTCGCTCAAATCGGCCTTGCTGCCGTGGTTTGCCGGCATTCCGCTGCGCACCGGCTTTGTGGGCGAATGGCGGCGCGGCGTGCTCAACAACGCCCGCGCGCTGGACAAAACCGCGCTGCCCACCATGGTGGAGCGCTTCTGTGCGCTGGCCGAAGCGCCGGGCGTTTTGCCCGCCAAGCCGATTGCCCACCCGCAACTGCAGGTGGCCGCAGACAGCCGGACACAGGCGCTGGCGCAAGTGGGCCTGGATGCGGCGCGCCCGGTGCTGGCGCTGTGCCCGGGGGCCGAATACGGCGCGGCCAAGCGCTGGCCAACCGCGCATTTTGCCCGGCTGGCACAGGATTTTCTGGCGCGTGGCTGGCAGGTGTGGGTGTTTGGTTCGGCCAAGGATCAGGCCATGGGCCAGGAAATTGCCCAACTGGCGGGTCAGCCCACTGGGCTGGTCAACCTGTGTGGCCGCACCGGGCTGGATCAGGCCATTGATCTGATGTCGCTGGCGCAACTGGCCGTGTGCAATGACTCCGGTCTGATGCATATTGCCGCTGCGCTGAATGTGCCACTGGTGGCGCTGTATGGCTCGTCCAGCCCCGGCTTTACCCCGCCGCTGACCAACCGGGCCGAAATTGTCAGCCTGAAGCTGGACTGCAGCCCGTGTTTCAAACGCGAATGCCCGCTGGGGCATACGCACTGTCTGACGCAGCTCGCCCCGGAACGGGTGTGGTCTGCGGCCCAACGACTTCTTCCTGATATGTTGCCATGA
- a CDS encoding zinc-finger domain-containing protein: MSELKENRARFIEVNADNLPLHCPMPDMVSWNQHPRVFLPIVENGGEALCPYCGTRYKLVGEVKHHH, from the coding sequence ATGAGCGAACTGAAAGAAAACCGCGCCCGCTTCATTGAAGTGAACGCCGATAATCTGCCCCTGCATTGCCCGATGCCTGATATGGTGTCCTGGAACCAGCACCCGCGCGTGTTCCTGCCCATTGTGGAAAACGGCGGCGAAGCGTTGTGCCCCTACTGTGGCACCCGTTACAAGCTGGTGGGCGAGGTCAAGCATCACCATTGA
- a CDS encoding branched-chain amino acid transaminase → MSMADRDGFIWFDGKLVPWREANTHVLTHTLHYGMGVFEGVRAYETAQGPAIFRLQDHTDRLFRSAHILGMSLPFSKEQINAAHLDVVKANGLKSCYFRPMAFYGSGKLGVAPKKDDVQVIVAAWPWGAYLGEDGLEKGIRVKTSSFTRHHVNITMCKAKANGNYMNSILANNEATADGYDEALLLDVEGYVAEGSGENIFIIRKGKLYTPDLTSALEGITRDTVVTIAQEMGLQLVEKRITRDEVYSADEAFFTGTAAEITPIRELDRRQIGEGKRGPITTEIQRRYFACVKGEDSTHADWLTLVV, encoded by the coding sequence ATGTCGATGGCTGATCGCGACGGTTTTATCTGGTTTGATGGCAAGCTCGTGCCCTGGCGCGAGGCAAACACCCATGTGCTGACCCATACCCTGCACTACGGGATGGGCGTGTTCGAGGGGGTGCGCGCTTACGAAACCGCACAAGGCCCGGCGATTTTCCGTCTGCAGGATCACACCGACCGTCTGTTCCGTTCCGCCCACATCCTGGGCATGAGCCTGCCGTTCAGCAAGGAACAGATCAACGCTGCCCACCTGGACGTGGTCAAGGCCAACGGCCTGAAGTCGTGCTACTTCCGCCCGATGGCGTTTTATGGCTCGGGCAAGCTGGGCGTGGCACCGAAAAAAGACGACGTGCAAGTGATTGTCGCCGCCTGGCCGTGGGGTGCTTATCTGGGTGAAGATGGTCTGGAAAAGGGCATCCGGGTGAAAACCAGCTCGTTTACCCGCCACCACGTGAACATCACCATGTGCAAGGCCAAGGCCAACGGCAATTACATGAACTCCATCCTGGCCAACAACGAAGCCACTGCCGACGGCTACGACGAAGCCTTGCTGCTGGACGTGGAAGGCTACGTGGCCGAAGGCTCGGGCGAGAACATCTTCATCATCCGCAAGGGCAAGCTGTACACCCCGGACCTGACCAGCGCGCTGGAAGGCATCACCCGCGACACCGTGGTGACCATTGCCCAGGAAATGGGCCTGCAACTGGTGGAAAAACGCATCACCCGCGACGAAGTGTACAGCGCCGACGAAGCCTTCTTTACCGGCACCGCCGCTGAAATCACCCCGATTCGCGAACTCGACCGCCGCCAGATTGGCGAAGGCAAACGCGGCCCGATCACCACCGAAATCCAGCGTCGCTACTTTGCCTGCGTCAAGGGTGAAGACAGCACGCACGCAGATTGGCTGACCCTGGTGGTCTGA
- a CDS encoding methyl-accepting chemotaxis protein — MMNSLRHRLLAFVLLVVTGLAAVLTTVAYVHTYAAAEEGVRHSISQATASKVAFVSEWVSTRQLIIGAALPRVGHGELKGILDQTHDAGHFDDTYFGQPDKTMTQFTQAVLVPAGYDPTVRPWYVAAAASEGPIASPPYIDASTKQPIITFAQALRRNGQLVGVIGGDVTLKRVVEEVVATQLPGNGYAFLMTQDGAIIAHPTADSALKKIGDVVPGLSPDAVPKDGAIHTLDLAGTTMLAVLQPVGKTGWLMGVLVPQAAAMEPVKQMLYTMLATLAGCMLVASVAAWMGIARMMRGLAVMRDAMRSVASGSGDLTLRLPVKGQDELAEIAQAFNQFVAALQQMFTSVRQHAESLADTAKRLDQSAGQIADDSRIQSSELANTAATIEQVTVSINQIAEHVGETEALVAQSRQGSVSSQDGMQAVAQEMQAVVGAISALQTVMTGLSSKSEAIRGIVNTIHDIADQTNLLALNAAIEAARAGEQGRGFAVVADEVRKLAERTSAATVQIANIMDQVIDQTGDAVEHVGATQQRVSHSMAHTEDAALRVAAVRERADDIAQRMAHIKLATAEQGSATHDMARSAERVNVKTQQTDANLQDVLHTIHGLAQCGEALKTLVARFRL, encoded by the coding sequence ATGATGAATTCACTGCGTCATCGCCTGCTGGCGTTTGTTCTGCTGGTGGTCACCGGCCTGGCGGCGGTGTTGACCACGGTGGCTTATGTACACACCTACGCTGCCGCCGAAGAAGGGGTGCGCCACAGCATCAGCCAGGCCACCGCCAGCAAGGTAGCGTTTGTCAGCGAATGGGTCAGCACCCGCCAGCTGATTATTGGTGCGGCACTGCCGCGTGTGGGCCACGGCGAGCTGAAGGGCATTCTCGACCAGACCCATGACGCCGGCCACTTTGACGACACCTATTTTGGCCAGCCAGACAAAACCATGACCCAATTTACCCAGGCGGTGCTGGTGCCGGCAGGCTACGACCCGACTGTGCGGCCCTGGTATGTGGCCGCCGCAGCCAGCGAAGGTCCGATTGCCTCGCCGCCGTATATCGACGCCTCGACCAAGCAGCCAATCATCACCTTTGCCCAGGCCCTGCGCCGCAATGGTCAGTTGGTCGGCGTGATTGGCGGTGATGTGACCCTCAAGCGGGTGGTGGAAGAAGTGGTGGCCACTCAGTTGCCCGGCAATGGCTATGCGTTTCTGATGACCCAGGACGGCGCAATCATTGCCCACCCGACGGCAGATTCTGCACTGAAAAAAATTGGCGACGTGGTGCCCGGCTTGAGCCCGGACGCGGTGCCCAAAGACGGCGCGATTCATACGCTGGATCTGGCCGGAACCACCATGCTGGCGGTGCTGCAGCCGGTGGGCAAAACCGGCTGGCTGATGGGTGTGCTGGTGCCACAGGCTGCCGCCATGGAACCGGTCAAGCAGATGCTGTACACCATGCTGGCCACGCTGGCCGGCTGTATGCTGGTGGCTTCGGTAGCCGCCTGGATGGGCATTGCCCGGATGATGCGCGGCCTGGCGGTAATGCGCGACGCCATGCGCAGCGTGGCCAGCGGCTCGGGCGACCTGACCTTGCGCCTGCCGGTGAAAGGCCAGGATGAGCTGGCGGAAATTGCCCAGGCGTTCAACCAGTTTGTCGCCGCGCTGCAGCAGATGTTCACCAGCGTGCGCCAGCATGCCGAATCGCTGGCCGACACGGCCAAACGGCTGGACCAGAGCGCCGGCCAGATTGCCGACGATTCGCGCATTCAGTCCAGCGAGCTGGCCAACACCGCCGCCACCATTGAGCAGGTGACGGTGAGCATCAACCAGATTGCCGAGCATGTCGGCGAAACCGAAGCGCTGGTAGCGCAGTCGCGCCAGGGCTCGGTCAGTTCGCAGGATGGCATGCAGGCGGTGGCGCAAGAAATGCAGGCGGTGGTCGGTGCCATCAGCGCGCTGCAAACGGTGATGACCGGCTTGTCGAGCAAGTCCGAAGCGATTCGCGGCATTGTGAACACCATTCACGACATTGCCGACCAGACCAATCTGCTGGCGCTGAATGCGGCGATTGAGGCCGCGCGTGCCGGCGAGCAGGGACGCGGCTTTGCCGTGGTGGCCGATGAGGTGCGCAAGCTGGCCGAGCGCACGTCGGCAGCCACCGTGCAGATTGCCAATATCATGGATCAGGTGATTGACCAGACCGGCGACGCTGTCGAGCATGTCGGTGCCACCCAGCAACGGGTCAGCCACAGCATGGCACACACCGAAGACGCCGCCCTGCGGGTGGCCGCCGTGCGCGAACGCGCTGACGACATTGCCCAGCGCATGGCGCATATCAAGCTGGCCACCGCCGAACAGGGCAGCGCCACCCACGATATGGCGCGCAGCGCCGAGCGGGTGAATGTGAAAACCCAGCAAACCGACGCAAACCTGCAGGATGTGCTGCACACCATCCATGGCCTGGCCCAGTGTGGCGAAGCGCTGAAAACCCTGGTGGCGCGCTTCCGGCTGTAA
- the coaBC gene encoding bifunctional phosphopantothenoylcysteine decarboxylase/phosphopantothenate--cysteine ligase CoaBC produces the protein MTAQHFLLGVTGGVAAYKSAELVRLLIKAGHSVEVAMSESATRFVSPVTFQALSGRPVYTDLWDSRPDNNMAHIELTRRADGFLIAPATADVLARLAHGQCNDLITTLAAARTCPLAVAPAMNKQMWDNPPNQRNIAQLRGDGVAVFGPGTGEQACGEVGDGRMLEPEQLADLLIGLTQRKSLAGRRVLLTAGPTFEPIDPVRGITNLSSGKMGYALARACRDAGAQVTLISGPTALACPPEVSYVAAGSALAMHAAVMAAVPHHDVFIAVAAVADYRVANFSQEKMKKTPGDTPVLQLTENPDILASVAALPDAPFCVGFAAESHNLIAHAQAKRQRKKVPLLVANLAQHAMGADDNEIVLLDAAGEHPLPRMDKLATARAIVSYLARLLPER, from the coding sequence ATGACAGCACAGCATTTTCTGCTTGGAGTCACTGGCGGGGTGGCCGCGTATAAATCTGCCGAACTGGTGCGCCTGCTGATCAAGGCCGGACACAGTGTGGAAGTGGCGATGAGTGAATCGGCCACCCGTTTTGTCAGCCCGGTGACGTTTCAGGCGCTGTCTGGCCGGCCGGTGTACACCGACCTGTGGGACAGCCGGCCAGACAACAATATGGCGCATATTGAGCTGACCCGGCGCGCCGATGGCTTTTTGATTGCCCCGGCTACTGCGGATGTGCTGGCCCGGCTGGCGCACGGCCAGTGCAACGACCTGATCACCACCCTGGCGGCGGCGCGCACCTGTCCGCTGGCGGTGGCACCGGCAATGAACAAGCAGATGTGGGACAACCCGCCCAATCAGCGCAATATCGCCCAGTTGCGTGGCGATGGCGTGGCGGTGTTCGGACCGGGAACGGGCGAACAGGCCTGCGGTGAAGTGGGCGATGGGCGCATGCTGGAGCCAGAGCAACTGGCTGACCTGCTGATCGGGCTGACCCAGCGCAAAAGCCTGGCGGGTCGGCGGGTGCTGCTGACGGCTGGCCCTACCTTCGAGCCGATTGACCCGGTGCGCGGCATTACCAACCTGTCCAGCGGCAAGATGGGCTACGCGCTGGCGCGCGCCTGCCGTGACGCGGGTGCCCAGGTGACGCTGATTTCCGGCCCCACCGCGCTGGCGTGCCCGCCCGAGGTGAGTTATGTGGCCGCCGGCAGCGCACTGGCCATGCATGCAGCGGTGATGGCGGCGGTGCCGCACCACGACGTATTCATTGCCGTGGCCGCCGTTGCCGACTACCGGGTGGCCAATTTCAGTCAGGAAAAGATGAAAAAAACCCCGGGCGATACACCCGTGCTGCAACTGACCGAAAACCCGGACATTCTGGCCAGCGTGGCGGCCCTGCCCGACGCGCCATTCTGCGTGGGCTTTGCCGCCGAAAGCCACAACCTGATTGCCCACGCCCAGGCCAAGCGCCAGCGCAAGAAAGTGCCGCTGCTGGTGGCCAATCTGGCCCAGCATGCCATGGGCGCTGACGACAATGAAATTGTCCTGCTTGACGCGGCAGGCGAACACCCGCTGCCGCGCATGGACAAGCTGGCCACAGCCCGCGCCATTGTCAGCTATCTGGCCAGGCTGTTGCCAGAACGCTGA
- the accD gene encoding acetyl-CoA carboxylase, carboxyltransferase subunit beta, producing MSWLNKLLPPKINKDSKSNKSAVPEGLWSKCAACEAVLYHTDLENNLHVCPKCSHHNAVGARARLDMLLDGEGRFEIGSDVTPVDILKFKDSKKYPERLTAAQASTGEDDALVVMQGSIHNVPVVAAAFEFRFIGGSMGSVVGERFVRGVRAAVEQRAPFICISASGGARMQEGLNSLMQMAKTSAALQLLTDHKLPFISLLTDPTMGGVSASFAFLGDVVIAEPGALIGFAGPRVIEQTVRETLPEGFQRAEFLLEKGAIDMIVDRRELRQRLADLLTLLTRQPAVA from the coding sequence ATGAGCTGGTTGAACAAGCTCCTTCCCCCGAAGATCAACAAAGACAGCAAAAGCAACAAGTCCGCCGTGCCGGAAGGGCTGTGGAGCAAGTGCGCCGCCTGCGAAGCGGTGCTGTACCACACCGATCTGGAAAACAATCTGCATGTCTGCCCGAAATGCAGCCACCACAATGCCGTTGGCGCGCGCGCGCGGCTGGACATGCTGCTGGATGGCGAAGGCCGCTTTGAAATTGGCAGTGACGTCACCCCGGTGGACATTCTCAAGTTCAAGGACAGCAAGAAATACCCGGAACGGCTGACCGCCGCCCAGGCCAGCACCGGCGAAGACGATGCGCTGGTGGTGATGCAGGGCAGCATTCACAATGTGCCGGTGGTCGCGGCGGCGTTTGAGTTCCGCTTTATTGGCGGCTCGATGGGGTCGGTGGTGGGCGAGCGCTTTGTGCGCGGCGTGCGGGCGGCGGTTGAACAGCGCGCGCCATTCATCTGCATTTCTGCTTCCGGCGGCGCGCGCATGCAGGAAGGCCTGAACTCGCTGATGCAGATGGCCAAGACCAGCGCCGCCCTGCAGCTGCTGACCGACCACAAGCTGCCGTTCATCTCGCTGCTGACCGACCCGACCATGGGCGGCGTTTCCGCCAGCTTTGCCTTTCTGGGCGATGTGGTGATTGCCGAACCGGGCGCGCTGATTGGCTTTGCCGGCCCACGGGTGATTGAGCAAACCGTGCGTGAAACCCTGCCGGAAGGTTTTCAGCGGGCGGAATTCCTGCTGGAAAAAGGTGCCATCGACATGATCGTCGATCGGCGCGAACTGCGTCAGCGCCTGGCGGATCTGCTGACTCTGCTGACCCGGCAGCCAGCGGTGGCATAA
- the trpA gene encoding tryptophan synthase subunit alpha, which translates to MNRIDRCFAELAGRKALIPFITAGDPNPGLTVALMDALVAGGADILELGVPFSDPMADGPVIQRASERALVHGVGLRDVLALVAEFRQHNTTTPVVLMGYLNPVEAMGYGEFAQAARAAGVDGLLTVDCPPEEAEALSLALHAEQLAPIYLIAPTTPAARLADIARHARGYVYYVSLKGVTGAANLDVSEVARRVAAIREHIQLPIGVGFGIRDGQTARQVADVSDAVVIGSRLVQAVENAPLDQAAATLQALLADIRAALDA; encoded by the coding sequence ATGAACCGTATTGACCGCTGTTTTGCCGAACTGGCAGGCCGCAAGGCCCTGATTCCGTTTATCACTGCAGGCGACCCCAACCCTGGCCTGACCGTAGCGCTGATGGACGCGCTGGTGGCCGGGGGGGCCGACATCCTTGAACTGGGCGTGCCGTTTTCTGACCCGATGGCCGACGGCCCGGTAATTCAGCGCGCCAGCGAACGGGCGCTGGTCCACGGCGTGGGCCTGCGCGACGTGCTGGCACTGGTGGCCGAGTTCCGTCAGCACAACACCACCACCCCAGTGGTGCTGATGGGTTATCTGAACCCGGTGGAAGCCATGGGCTACGGCGAATTTGCCCAGGCCGCCCGCGCCGCCGGGGTGGATGGCCTGCTGACGGTGGACTGCCCGCCCGAAGAAGCCGAAGCGCTGTCGCTGGCGCTGCACGCCGAACAGCTGGCACCGATTTACCTGATTGCGCCCACCACACCGGCGGCGCGTCTGGCCGATATTGCCCGCCATGCGCGCGGCTATGTCTATTATGTGTCGCTCAAGGGCGTGACTGGCGCAGCCAATCTGGACGTCAGCGAAGTGGCCCGCCGGGTGGCGGCCATTCGCGAGCATATCCAGCTGCCCATTGGCGTGGGTTTTGGCATTCGCGACGGCCAGACGGCCCGCCAGGTGGCCGATGTGTCCGACGCCGTGGTGATTGGCAGCCGGCTGGTGCAGGCGGTGGAAAACGCACCGCTGGACCAGGCCGCCGCCACCCTGCAAGCCCTGCTGGCGGATATTCGCGCCGCGCTGGACGCCTGA
- the trpB gene encoding tryptophan synthase subunit beta, whose product MHPYDLPDAQGHFGRYGGTYVAETLMAALDELKREYARYKDDPDFLAEYQNELKHYVGRPSPIYHARRLSEACGGAQIYLKREDLNHTGAHKINNAIGQALLAKRMGKKRVIAETGAGQHGVATATVAARYGMECVVYMGAEDVKRQAPNVFRMKLLGASVVPVESGSKTLKDALNEAMRDWVTNVDSTFYILGTAAGPHPYPMMVRDFVSVIGEESKVQMPEMIGRQPDAVVACVGGGSNAIGIFYPYIPVEGVRLIGVEAGGDGLDTGRHAAPLSAGRPGVLHGTRSYLMQDANGQIIETHSVSAGLDYPGVGPEHSHLKDSGRAEYVAVTDSEALVAFHDLCRYEGIIPALESSHALAYAAKLAPTLSQDQVILVNLSGRGDKDINTVAGLVGMTL is encoded by the coding sequence ATGCATCCGTATGACCTTCCCGACGCACAAGGCCACTTTGGGCGCTACGGCGGCACTTATGTGGCCGAAACCCTGATGGCTGCGCTGGACGAACTGAAGCGCGAATACGCCCGCTATAAAGACGACCCAGACTTTCTGGCCGAATACCAGAACGAACTCAAGCACTACGTTGGCCGCCCCAGCCCGATCTACCACGCCCGCCGGCTCAGCGAAGCCTGCGGCGGCGCACAGATCTACCTCAAGCGCGAAGACCTCAACCACACCGGGGCGCACAAGATCAACAACGCCATTGGCCAGGCGCTGCTGGCCAAGCGCATGGGCAAGAAGCGGGTGATCGCCGAAACCGGTGCTGGCCAGCACGGCGTGGCCACCGCCACCGTGGCCGCCCGCTACGGCATGGAATGCGTGGTGTACATGGGTGCCGAGGACGTCAAGCGTCAGGCCCCCAATGTGTTCCGCATGAAACTGCTGGGTGCCAGCGTGGTGCCGGTGGAATCCGGCTCGAAAACCCTGAAAGACGCGCTCAACGAAGCCATGCGCGACTGGGTGACCAACGTTGACAGCACCTTCTACATCCTGGGCACCGCCGCCGGCCCGCACCCCTACCCGATGATGGTGCGCGACTTTGTGTCGGTGATTGGCGAAGAATCCAAGGTGCAAATGCCGGAAATGATTGGCCGCCAGCCGGATGCCGTGGTGGCCTGCGTGGGCGGCGGCTCCAACGCCATCGGAATTTTTTATCCGTACATCCCGGTGGAAGGCGTGCGCCTGATTGGCGTGGAAGCCGGCGGCGATGGCCTGGACACTGGCCGTCACGCTGCACCGCTGTCAGCTGGCCGCCCTGGCGTACTGCACGGCACCCGCAGCTATCTGATGCAGGACGCCAATGGCCAGATCATCGAAACCCATTCGGTATCCGCCGGGCTGGACTACCCTGGCGTGGGGCCGGAGCACAGCCATCTGAAAGACAGTGGCCGTGCCGAATACGTGGCAGTGACCGACAGCGAAGCGCTGGTGGCCTTCCACGACCTGTGCCGCTACGAAGGCATTATTCCGGCGCTGGAGTCCAGCCATGCGCTGGCCTACGCCGCCAAGCTGGCCCCCACCCTGAGCCAGGATCAGGTGATTCTGGTCAATCTGTCGGGCCGGGGCGACAAGGACATCAACACCGTGGCCGGCCTGGTGGGCATGACGCTGTAA
- a CDS encoding phosphoribosylanthranilate isomerase: protein MSAVRIKVCGITRPEDGQLAAALGADAIGLVFYPKSPRHVSLEQAQAIVAALPPFVSVVALFVDPEPDAVHAVLNAVPIDLLQFHGDESPAFCRQFARPYLKAVRVQPGLDLLQYALAHTGARGLLTDAFVPGVPGGTGATFDWALLPDTLPLPLILSGGLEPDNIAQAIRATRPAAVDVSSGVEASKGIKDAARMAAFIAGVQNASV from the coding sequence ATGTCTGCCGTTCGCATCAAGGTTTGCGGCATCACCCGCCCCGAAGATGGCCAACTGGCCGCTGCGCTGGGCGCGGACGCCATTGGACTGGTGTTCTACCCGAAAAGCCCGCGCCATGTCAGCCTGGAGCAGGCGCAGGCGATTGTGGCCGCGCTGCCACCGTTTGTCAGCGTGGTGGCGCTGTTTGTCGATCCTGAACCAGACGCAGTGCACGCCGTGCTCAACGCCGTGCCCATCGACCTGCTGCAGTTTCATGGCGACGAATCACCGGCCTTTTGCCGCCAGTTTGCCCGCCCGTACCTGAAAGCCGTGCGCGTTCAGCCCGGCCTGGATTTGCTACAATACGCGCTTGCCCACACCGGGGCGCGTGGTTTACTCACCGATGCCTTTGTGCCGGGGGTGCCCGGTGGCACCGGGGCCACCTTCGACTGGGCGCTGCTGCCGGACACCCTGCCGCTGCCGCTGATTCTGTCGGGGGGCCTGGAGCCGGACAATATTGCCCAGGCCATTCGCGCCACCCGCCCGGCCGCCGTGGATGTCTCCAGCGGCGTGGAAGCCAGCAAAGGCATCAAGGACGCTGCCCGCATGGCGGCATTTATTGCAGGAGTTCAGAATGCATCCGTATGA
- the truA gene encoding tRNA pseudouridine(38-40) synthase TruA, translated as MRIALGVEYDGRGFAGWQTQPKGNTVQDALERAIAAIVGVPVRCHAAGRTDAGVHASGQVVHLDCDVARPPGAWVRGVNSHLPSGVAVCWAKPVPEQFHARFSAYARCYRYVLLNRPVRPAIAAGQVGWFHVPLEVARMREAARYLLGQHDFSSFRAAECQAKTPVKTLTRLDIDADGDTLTFSLEADAFLHHMVRNLVGALLVVGKGKQPPAWMAELLAARNRRIAPPTFMPDGLYLTGVRYPAEFGLPSPAGLYGPRREDL; from the coding sequence ATGAGAATTGCATTAGGGGTGGAATACGACGGGCGTGGATTTGCCGGCTGGCAAACCCAGCCCAAGGGCAATACCGTGCAGGACGCGCTGGAGCGCGCCATTGCCGCGATTGTTGGCGTGCCGGTGCGCTGCCATGCGGCCGGGCGCACCGACGCCGGGGTGCATGCCAGCGGCCAGGTGGTACACCTGGACTGCGACGTGGCGCGCCCGCCCGGTGCCTGGGTGCGCGGGGTGAACAGCCATTTGCCATCAGGCGTGGCGGTGTGCTGGGCCAAACCGGTGCCCGAGCAGTTTCACGCCCGCTTCTCGGCCTATGCCCGCTGCTACCGCTATGTGTTGCTCAACCGCCCGGTACGCCCGGCGATTGCCGCCGGCCAGGTGGGCTGGTTTCATGTGCCGCTGGAGGTCGCGCGAATGCGCGAGGCCGCCAGGTATTTGTTGGGCCAGCATGATTTTTCCAGCTTCCGCGCCGCCGAATGCCAGGCCAAGACCCCGGTGAAAACCCTCACCCGGCTGGACATCGACGCCGACGGCGACACCCTGACCTTCAGCCTGGAAGCCGATGCCTTCCTGCACCATATGGTGCGCAATCTGGTGGGCGCGCTGCTGGTGGTGGGCAAGGGCAAGCAGCCGCCGGCCTGGATGGCCGAGCTGCTGGCCGCGCGCAACCGCCGCATCGCCCCCCCTACCTTCATGCCCGACGGGCTCTACCTGACCGGGGTGCGCTATCCGGCTGAATTTGGCCTGCCCAGCCCTGCCGGCCTGTATGGCCCGCGTCGAGAGGATCTGTAA
- a CDS encoding CbiQ family ECF transporter T component, producing MPEDKVKLTASRPDPLTGSGFFHPLVPLAGWLALALMLPLWSGPCQLLAAGLMALLAGWRQPAVPWQALRRVRWLLITLVAAMGWSVPGQALWSADWAPTREGVMEGLAHALRLLTLLWCMKWLFARQSRQDWLLGLRSLCWPLVGLGLDVNRAALRLWLTLAETERLTGGASPHWRDVWQLLSAPPAATQDGEQVLTLQLRVLTGWDTLALIALLLAVGLSGWLYSG from the coding sequence TTGCCCGAGGACAAGGTGAAGCTGACCGCCTCCCGCCCCGACCCGCTGACCGGGTCGGGGTTTTTTCATCCGCTGGTGCCGCTGGCCGGCTGGCTGGCGCTGGCGCTGATGCTGCCGCTGTGGTCAGGGCCATGCCAGTTGCTGGCCGCTGGCCTGATGGCCCTATTGGCCGGCTGGCGACAGCCGGCGGTGCCGTGGCAGGCTTTGCGCCGGGTGCGCTGGCTGTTGATCACCCTGGTGGCGGCCATGGGCTGGAGCGTGCCCGGCCAGGCGCTGTGGAGCGCTGACTGGGCACCCACCCGCGAAGGAGTGATGGAAGGGCTGGCGCATGCGCTGCGCCTGCTTACCTTGCTGTGGTGCATGAAATGGCTGTTTGCCCGCCAGTCGCGCCAGGACTGGCTGCTGGGGCTGCGCAGCCTGTGCTGGCCGCTGGTGGGGCTGGGGCTGGACGTCAACCGCGCTGCGTTGCGGCTGTGGCTGACCCTGGCCGAAACCGAGCGGCTGACCGGCGGCGCATCGCCGCACTGGCGCGATGTCTGGCAGCTGTTATCCGCCCCGCCTGCTGCCACACAGGACGGCGAGCAGGTGTTGACGTTACAATTGCGTGTTTTGACTGGGTGGGACACCTTGGCCCTGATCGCCCTGCTGCTGGCGGTGGGGCTGTCCGGGTGGTTATATAGCGGATGA